One Brassica napus cultivar Da-Ae chromosome C4, Da-Ae, whole genome shotgun sequence genomic region harbors:
- the LOC106391905 gene encoding E3 ubiquitin-protein ligase hel2, with amino-acid sequence MDDCCAVCAENLEWVAYGFCGHREVCSTCVVRLRFILGDRRCCICKTECPIVFVTKEFGDYTKTITDFSTFPSDPKEGRVGSFWYHEETKLFFDDFNQYTKIKSMCRLSCTSCVSNHHLRFKSVEHLKNHLNQQHKLHMCSLCLVGRKVFICEQKLFTKEQLNQHISSGDSEVDGSESERGGFTGHPMCEFCKRPFYGGNELYTHMSREHYTCHICQRLRPGQYEYYGNYDDLEAHFRSDHFLCEDESCLAKKFIVFQIEAELKRHNTVDHGGRMSRTQQSASLQSQAAFQVQSRRGRRRSSQASYAIDDSYPLLQPMRSSGGSRLAESSFPPLSVQANRGVQTRFVQNSESNNQRHEANRSAAARSSQAWPALIRGPTQASVPSSVQSSSASAQSQSRTLASSQASVGGCSSGSSLNPCNAKRNHYTTSTAKMSDTRSLEQPSHPGSPPASAVKSVNKSLVDKIRSSLGHDEELFKAFKDTSGKYRHGSIDARTYLEYVKGYGLSHLVLDMARLCPDPKRQKELIDTHNACLKSSSQAKESCGLKKNKGEAVKVESSSDSMGFKLQFSDKSQDEDKVKIQKDKGKAVVDTSSGGGVGLGSNTGKQFKKTPKFLRARLGEKSMAANLRSSSNTTEPEAESKNDESKSSQSSTDGLQLRGAWRRGSAKLFS; translated from the exons atggaTGATTGCTGCGCCGTTTGCGCCGAGAATCTAGAATGGGTTGCTTACGGCTTCTGCGGCCACCGAGAGGTTTGCTCCACCTGCGTCGTTCGCCTCCGCTTCATCCTCGGCGATCGCCGCtgctgcatctgcaaaaccgaATGCCCCATCGTCTTCGTCACAAAG GAGTTTGGTGATTATACAAAGACGATTACTGACTTCTCAACGTTCCCATCAGACCCAAAAGAAGGTCGTGTAGGCTCCTTCTGGTACCATGAAGAAACCAAACTCTTCTTCGATGACTTCAACCAGTACACAAAGATTAAGTCTATGTGCAGACTCTCCTGCACCTCTTGTGTCTCTAACCATCATTTGCGTTTTAAGAGCGTTGAACACTTGAAGAATCACTTGAACCAGCAGCATAAGTTGCATATGTGTAGTTTATGTCTTGTGGGTCGTAAG GTATTCATTTGTGAGCAGAAGCTGTTTACTAAGGAGCAGCTGAATCAGCATATAAGTAGCGGTGACTCTGAAGTTGATGGAAGTGAGAGTGAAAGAGGAGGCTTCACTGGTCATCCTATGTGCGAGTTCTGTAAGCGTCCGTTCTATGGTGGCAATGAGCTTTACACTCATATGTCTAGAGAGCATTACACCTGTCACATTTGCCAAAG GTTGAGACCGGGTCAATATGAGTATTATGGAAACTATGATGATTTAGAG GCTCACTTCCGCAGTGACCATTTCTTATGTGAAGACGAGTCTTGCCTTGCTAAGAAGTTCATAGTTTTCCAAATCGAAGCTGAGTTGAAA AGGCACAATACAGTTGATCATGGAGGTAGAATGTCTCGGACTCAGCAAAGCGCGTCGTTACAG AGTCAAGCGGCTTTCCAGGTCCAGAGTCGCCGTGGAAGGAGACGATCATCTCAAGCATCTTATGCCATTGACGACAGTTATCCTCTTCTTCAACCTATGAGGAGCTCTGGAGGTTCACGTCTGGCAGAATCTTCTTTCCCTCCACTCTCTGTGCAAGCAAACCGAGGAGTGCAAACAAGATTTGTACAGAACTCAGAGAGTAACAATCAAAGACATGAAGCAAATAGAAGTGCAGCTGCTAGGTCTTCTCAAGCCTGGCCAGCGTTAATCCGAGGCCCAACTCAAGCATCTGTTCCAAGCAGTGTACAATCTTCTAGCGCTTCTGCTCAATCTCAGTCTAGAACTCTTGCTTCTTCTCAAGCATCAGTTGGTGGATGTTCATCTGGTTCTTCACTGAATCCCTGCAATGCAAAGAGGAATCATTACACAACTTCAACCGCTAAAATGTCTGATACAAGATCACTAGAGCAGCCTTCTCATCCTGGTTCTCCTCCAGCTTCTGCTGTGAAGTCTGTTAACAAGAGTTTGGTTGATAAAATACGCTCCAGCCTCGGTCACGATGAAGAGTTATTCAAGGCCTTCAAGGATACATCAGGAAAGTATCGTCATGGTTCGATAGATGCAAGAACTTACTTAGAGTATGTGAAAGGGTATGGGTTGTCTCACTTAGTTCTCGATATGGCTAGACTCTGCCCTGACCCTAAGAGACAGAAGGAGCTCATTGATACCCATAATGCTTGCTTGAAGAGCAGTTCACAGGCAAAAGAGAGTTGCGGTTTGAAGAAAAACAAAGGGGAAGCTGTGAAGGTTGAAAGTAGCAGTGACTCCATGGGGTTTAAGTTGCAGTTCTCTGACAAATCTCAGGATGAAGACAAGGTGAAGATACAGAAAGACAAAGGCAAAGCAGTTGTGGACACTTCATCTGGTGGTGGAGTGGGATTAGGCAGCAACACAGGGAAGCAATTTAAGAAGACTCCAAAGTTTCTCAGAGCACGTCTTGGCGAGAAATCCATGGCTGCAAACCTTAGGAGTTCTTCTAACACAACAGAGCCTGAAGCAGAATCCAAGAATGATGAATCCAAAAGTAGCCAGAGCTCTACCGATGGGTTGCAACTTCGTGGTGCTTGGCGGAGAGGAAGTGCAAAACTCTTCtcctag
- the LOC106396363 gene encoding short-chain dehydrogenase reductase 3b, translating into MSGRRLEGKVVIITGGASGIGAESVRLFTKHGARVVIVDVQDELGQKLAVSIGEDKASYYHCDVTNETEVENAVKYTVDKHGKLDVVFSNAGVIEPFVSILDLNLDALDRTISVNLRGAAAFIKHAARAMVEKGTRGSIICTTSVAAEIAGTAPHGYTASKHGLLGLIKSASGGLGKYGIRVNGVAPFGVATPLVCNGFNMEPNVVEENTSASANLKGIVLKASHVAEAALFLASDESAYVSGQNLAVDGGYTVVKS; encoded by the exons ATGTCTGGACGCAG ATTAGAGGGCAAAGTCGTAATCATCACCGGCGGAGCAAGCGGGATTGGAGCTGAGTCCGTCAGGTTGTTCACGAAACACGGCGCTCGAGTCGTTATAGTTGATGTACAAGACGAGCTCGGTCAAAAACTTGCCGTTTCCATAGGAGAAGACAAGGCGAGTTACTATCATTGCGATGTCACAAATGAGACAGAAGTAGAAAACGCCGTTAAGTACACCGTCGACAAACACGGAAAGCTTGACGTTGTGTTTAGTAACGCCGGCGTTATAGAGCCGTTTGTGAGCATTCTCGACCTAAATCTTGATGCGTTAGACCGAACAATCTCCGTGAACCTCCGTGGAGCAGCCGCGTTCATCAAACACGCGGCACGCGCCATGGTGGAGAAAGGCACGCGTGGGTCCATTATTTGCACCACCAGCGTCGCCGCTGAGATCGCCGGGACGGCACCACACGG ATATACGGCGTCGAAGCATGGGCTGTTAGGACTGATCAAATCAGCTTCTGGCGGGTTGGGAAAGTACGGGATACGAGTAAACGGCGTTGCTCCGTTTGGGGTGGCCACACCATTAGTTTGCAACGGATTCAATATGGAGCCAAACGTGGTCGAGGAAAACACGTCAGCGTCGGCGAATCTGAAGGGAATTGTGTTGAAAGCTAGCCATGTGGCAGAGGCTGCTCTGTTTCTAGCATCGGATGAGTCGGCTTACGTAAGCGGTCAGAACCTGGCTGTTGACGGCGGTTACACGGTGGTTAAGTCGTAG